The Musa acuminata AAA Group cultivar baxijiao chromosome BXJ1-3, Cavendish_Baxijiao_AAA, whole genome shotgun sequence genome window below encodes:
- the LOC135630343 gene encoding tubulin beta chain-like, producing the protein MREILHVQGGQCGNQIGAKFWEVICDEHGIDGTGKYSGDSDLQLERINVYYNEASGGRYVPRAVLMDLEPGTMDSIRSGPVGQIFRPDNFVFGQSGAGNNWAKGHYTEGAELIDSVLDVVRKEAENCDCLQGFQVCHSLGGGTGSGMGTLLISKIREEYPDRMMLTFSVFPSPKVSDTVVEPYNATLSVHQLVENADECMVLDNEALYDICFRTLKLSNPSFGDLNHLISATMSGVTCCLRFPGQLNSDLRKLAVNLIPFPRLHFFMVGFAPLTSRGSQQYRALTVPELTQQMWDAKNMMCAADPRHGRYLTASAMFRGKMSTKEVDEQMLNVQNKNSSYFVEWIPNNVKSSVCDIPPKGLKMASTFIGNSTSIQEMFRRVSEQFTAMFRRKAFLHWYTGEGMDEMEFTEAESNMNDLVAEYQQYQDATADEEEYEEEEEELAD; encoded by the exons ATGAGGGAGATACTTCACGTTCAGGGCGGGCAGTGCGGGAACCAGATCGGTGCCAAGTTCTGGGAGGTGATCTGCGACGAGCACGGCATAGACGGCACCGGGAAGTATTCTGGCGACTCTGACCTCCAGCTCGAGCGTATTAATGTATATTACAACGAGGCTAGCGGCGGCCGCTACGTCCCCCGCGCTGTGCTCATGGATCTAGAACCGGGCACGATGGATTCCATCAGATCCGGCCCCGTCGGTCAGATCTTCAGGCCCGATAACTTCGTCTTCGGCCAGTCCGGGGCTGGGAACAACTGGGCCAAGGGGCACTACACTGAGGGCGCCGAACTCATCGATTCGGTCCTCGATGTGGTCAGGAAGGAAGCCGAAAACTGCGACTGCTTGCAGG GCTTCCAAGTTTGCCACTCTTTGGGAGGAGGAACTGGGTCTGGCATGGGCACCCTTCTTATTTCTAAGATCAGGGAGGAATACCCAGACAGAATGATGCTAACCTTCTCTGTCTTCCCATCTCCGAAGGTGTCTGATACAGTTGTGGAGCCGTACAATGCTACACTCTCAGTTCATCAACTTGTTGAGAATGCTGATGAATGTATGGTCCTTGACAATGAAGCGTTGTATGATATCTGCTTTCGCACACTGAAGCTTTCAAACCCTAGTT TTGGCGATCTCAATCACTTAATCTCTGCTACAATGAGTGGCGTCACATGCTGCCTTAGGTTCCCTGGGCAGCTAAATTCTGACCTCCGGAAGCTTGCTGTAAACCTCATCCCATTCCCCCGCCTCCACTTCTTTATGGTAGGGTTTGCACCCCTGACCTCAAGGGGTTCACAACAGTACCGGGCCCTCACAGTACCTGAATTGACCCAGCAAATGTGGGATGCCAAGAACATGATGTGTGCTGCTGACCCCCGCCATGGCCGGTACTTAACTGCCTCAGCCATGTTCCGTGGGAAGATGAGCACAAAGGAAGTCGATGAGCAGATGCTCAATGTTCAGAATAAGAACTCTTCCTATTTCGTGGAGTGGATACCAAACAATGTCAAGTCTAGCGTGTGTGACATTCCACCGAAAGGGCTCAAAATGGCCTCCACTTTTATTGGGAACTCGACATCCATCCAAGAGATGTTCAGGAGGGTTAGTGAGCAGTTCACAGCCATGTTCAGGAGGAAGGCTTTCTTGCACTGGTACACTGGAGAAGGTATGGACGAGATGGAATTCACGGAGGCTGAAAGCAACATGAATGATCTGGTGGCTGAGTACCAGCAGTACCAAGACGCAACGGCCGATGAGGAAGaatatgaagaagaggaagaagagttggCAGACTGA
- the LOC135630359 gene encoding probable potassium transporter 13: protein MDLESRSPASESRPSKAYRTTLLLAYQSFGVVYGDLCISPIYVYKSTFSGKLRLHEEDVEIFGVLSLVFWTLTLIALFKYIIFVLGADDNGEGGTFALYSLMCRNSKMGLLSTPHEHLTAYKMEPHREETRTSLLIKKFIEKSQTSRLVLLLFVLLGTSMVIGDGVLTPTMSVVSAVSGLRIKAPELHENYTVLISCIILVGLFGLQHYGTHRVGFLFAPILISWLVCISSIGIYNTIIWNPGVVRALSPHYIYYFFKKAGKDGWSSLGGLVLCITGAEAMFADLGHFSNLSIRIAFTAVVYPCLVAAYMGEAAYLSKHTEDLQQSFFKALPEGVFWPVFVIATLATVVGSQAIISATFSIISQCRALGCFPRVRIIHTSSHIHGQIYIPEVNWLLMLSCLMVTIGFRDAYMIGNAYGLAVITVMLVTSCLMFLIITTVWRRSVFVALLFTVTFGSLESLYLSASIAKVYHGGWLPLLISLIILMVMFTWHYGTVKKREFELQNKVSLDRLLSVSPSLGLVRVPGVCLVYSNVTNGVPPMFAHFVTNFPAFHRVLIFLCLQTLTVPKVPLGERFLIGRVGPPESGLFRCIVRYGYKDGRLESYELENQLLLRVAQFLQQEGGRGSSTSGAMLVISEPCTLVVGAPGGADGGPKRVQFKGVEAAAEEEMSHEVWELMEEREAGVSYMMGHTHVFAHESSPFLKKLAIDGVYGFLRRNSRSSAVSLGIPHSSLIEVGTVYHV from the exons ATGGATTTGGAGTCCCGATCTCCAGCCTCGGAGAGCCGGCCTTCG AAAGCATATAGGACCACCCTTTTGTTGGCCTACCAGAGCTTTGGTGTGGTGTATGGCGATTTGTGCATCTCACCCATTTATGTCTACAAGAGCACCTTTTCGGGAAAGCTGCGTCTTCACGAGGAAGATGTTGAGATCTTTGGAGTCCTCTCTCTGGTTTTCTGGACTCTCACTCTCATCGCTCTATTCAAGTACATCATCTTCGTTTTGGGAGCAGATGACAATGGGGAAG GTGGGACCTTTGCCTTATACTCACTAATGTGCCGGAACTCAAAGATGGGACTCTTGAGCACACCTCATGAGCACTTAACTGCTTACAAGATGGAACCACACCGTGAGGAAACTAGGACTAGTTTGTTGATAAagaagtttattgagaagagtcaGACTTCACGACTAGTGCTGCTGCTTTTTGTGCTATTAGGGACAAGCATGGTTATCGGTGATGGTGTTTTGACCCCTACTATGTCAG TTGTCTCGGCAGTTTCTGGACTCAGAATTAAGGCTCCTGAGTTGCATGAAA ATTACACTGTTTTGATTTCCTGTATCATCTTAGTGGGCCTTTTTGGTCTCCAACACTATGGAACTCATCGTGTGGGCTTCCTGTTTGCTCCAATCTTGATATCTTGGCTTGTCTGCATAAGTAGTATTGGAATCTACAACACAATTATTTGGAACCCTGGTGTTGTTCGTGCCCTGTCGCCACATTATATATATTACTTTTTTAAGAAAGCTGGAAAAGATGGATGGAGTTCACTTGGAGGTCTTGTCCTTTGCATTACAG GAGCCGAGGCTATGTTTGCTGACCTAGGGCACTTCTCGAATCTTTCGATCAGG ATAGCATTTACGGCGGTAGTATATCCCTGCTTGGTTGCGGCATACATGGGCGAGGCTGCCTACCTGTCCAAGCACACAGAGGATCTCCAACAAAGCTTCTTTAAAGCCCTCCCAG AAGGTGTGTTTTGGCCAGTGTTTGTCATTGCTACATTGGCCACAGTTGTTGGGAGTCAGGCAATTATTTCAGCAACATTCTCCATCATCAGCCAATGTAGAGCTTTGGGGTGTTTTCCACGCGTTAGGATCATACACACCTCAAGCCACATCCATGGCCAAATATACATACCAGAGGTGAACTGGCTTTTGATGCTGTCGTGTCTCATGGTCACCATTGGTTTCAGAGACGCTTACATGATCGGAAATGCTTATG GTCTAGCTGTGATCACAGTCATGCTAGTGACGTCATGCTTGATGTTCCTCATCATCACTACCGTGTGGAGGCGATCcgtctttgtggcactcctctTCACCGTGACCTTTGGATCCTTGGAGAGCCTCTACTTATCTGCCAGCATTGCCAAGGTTTACCATGGAGGTTGGCTTCCCCTTCTCATCTCTCTGATCATCCTTATGGTTATGTTCACGTGGCACTACGGTACTGTCAAGAAGCGGGAATTTGAGCTGCAGAACAAGGTCAGCCTCGATCGGCTCCTCAGCGTCAGCCCGAGCCTTGGCCTTGTCCGAGTCCCCGGCGTCTGTCTTGTCTACTCCAATGTTACGAACGGCGTCCCGCCCATGTTTGCTCACTTCGTCACCAACTTCCCTGCCTTCCACCGAGTTCTCATATTCCTGTGCCTGCAGACACTGACAGTACCGAAAGTTCCACTCGGCGAACGCTTCTTGATCGGAAGGGTCGGGCCGCCAGAATCCGGCCTCTTCCGATGCATCGTCAGGTACGGGTACAAGGATGGGCGCCTGGAGAGCTACGAGCTCGAGAACCAGCTGCTCCTTAGGGTTGCGCAGTTCCTTCAGCAGGAAGGTGGTCGAGGCTCGTCGACCAGCGGCGCGATGTTGGTGATCAGCGAGCCCTGCACTCTGGTCGTGGGTGCTCCCGGAGGAGCCGACGGTGGCCCGAAGAGGGTGCAATTCAAGGGGGTCGAAGCAGCAGCAGAGGAGGAGATGAGCCACGAGGTGTGGGAACTAATGGAGGAGCGGGAGGCCGGCGTTTCATACATGATGGGCCACACTCATGTTTTCGCCCACGAGTCGTCGCCATTCCTCAAGAAGCTTGCGATCGATGGTGTGTATGGGTTCCTCCGACGCAATTCCCGGAGCTCAGCAGTGTCACTGGGCATCCCGCACTCTTCGCTCATCGAGGTGGGCACGGTGTATCATGTGTGA